One Falco cherrug isolate bFalChe1 chromosome 11, bFalChe1.pri, whole genome shotgun sequence DNA window includes the following coding sequences:
- the LOC102056500 gene encoding coagulation factor IX-like, giving the protein MESNSSLLTFLLLMCSISSSCPFPYSVFLRKDEAHEVLKVHKRANYFLEEIRPGNLERECSEEKCSFEEAKEIFHSQEKTMEFWFNYKGLNPCSTNPCNNGGVCKIRHYNYFCICPPKFGGDNCEREKLECWYKNGGCWQYCRESSSALQVACSCAKDYTLHEDGKRCTQAAPFPCGLIKARQALEWRLGQNRLPRGLGEHGGDMAKWNESREGTVRQTELVQSAFGENETLKDDFGQSMHMEGDAGQTEAAGDVSSWNKTLVDPVTQKWLGDSAAGQEGGVPEHPGAAEVTSEPQGPAWQSTAVARQGEMVEDAAGWNRTGSARSVPSGLSQSSHGGNVSDRPQHVQLTVSSTPEHQDARVTGGTLCQRGHCPWQVLIRNSKDIGFCGGSLISSRWVVTAAHCLDLVRPHHVTVGDFDKYRREFKEQKIGVERSWTHPHYDSNDYNSDIALLYLSSEVVFNEYVIPICLPNPSLATLLSEEGRIGTVSGWGVTHTRGSTLRFLMKVQLPIVNMETCQRSTDRLVTDNMFCAGYHTAGADACKGDSGGPFTVPYHNTWFLLGIVSWGEGCAERGKYGVYTRVSNYIPWIKEVVESVADSENLSINFL; this is encoded by the exons ATGGAGAGCAATTCCTCACTCCTGACGTTTCTCCTACTGATGTGCTccatcagcagcagctgtcCATTTCCATATTCAG tGTTTTTGAGAAAAGACGAAGCACACGAGGTGCTGAAAGTCCATAAACGTGCTAACTATTTTCTGGAAGAGATTCGTCCAGGGAACTTGGAGAGAGAATGCAGTGAGGAAAAGTGTTCGTTTGAGGAGGCTAAGGAGATCTTCCATTCGCAGGAGAAAACG ATGGAGTTTTGGTTTAATTACAAAG GTTTAAATCCGTGTAGCACAAACCCCTGTAACAATGGTGGAGTCTGCAAAATAAGACACTACAATTACTTCTGCATCTGCCCCCCAAAATTTGGAGGAGACAACTGTGAAAGAG AGAAGCTGGAATGCTGGTACAAGAACGGAGGGTGCTGGCAGtactgcagggagagcagcagcgcCTTGCAGGTGGCGTGTTCCTGCGCCAAGGATTACACCCTGCACGAGGACGGGAAGAGATGCACGCAGGCAG CACCGTTTCCGTGTGGCCTGATCAAAGCCAGGCAGGCTCTGGAGTGGCGGCTGGGGCAGAACAGGCTCCCGAGGGGACTGGGCGAGCACGGGGGTGACATGGCCAAGTGGAATGAGAGCAGAGAGGGCACAGTTAGGCAAACGGAGCTGGTACAAAGTGCTTTTGGGGAAAATGAGACCTTAAAGGATGACTTTGGGCAGAGCATGCACATGGAGGGTGATGCTGGACAAACTGAGGCGGCAGGAGATGTTTCCAGCTGGAACAAGACACTGGTGGACCCTGTGACCCAGAAGTGGCTGGGAgacagtgctgctgggcaggaggggggtgTCCCTGAGCACCCCGGGGCAGCGGAGGTGACCAGTGAGCCCCAGGGCCCTGCCTGGCAGAGCACGGCCGTGGCAAGGCAGGGAGAAATGGTGGAAGATGCTGCTGGGTGGAACAGAACGGGGAGCGCCCGCAGCGTGCCCAGTGGGCTCAGCCAGAGCAGCCACGGGGGAAACGTTTCAGACAGGCCTCAGCATGTCCAGCTGACCGTCAGCTCCACTCCAGAGCACCAGGACGCCAGGGTGACGGGAGGAACTCTTTGTCAACGTGGACATTGCCCCTGGCAG GTTTTGATCCGGAATAGTAAAGATATTGGCTTCTGTGGAGGGAGTTTAATCAGCAGTCGCTGGGTGGTCACTGCTGCTCACTGCCTGGATCTCGTCAGGCCCCACCACGTGACCGTAG GAGACTTTGACAAATACCGAAGAGAATTCAAAGAGCAGAAGATTGGTGTGGAACGGAGCTGGACGCATCCCCATTACGATTCAAACGACTACAACAGCGACATCGCCTTGTTGTACTTGAGCAGCGAGGTTGTTTTTAACGAGTATGTAATTCCCATCTGCCTTCCAAaccccagcctggccacccTGCTCTCTGAAGAAGGAAGGATAGGGACGGTAAGCGGGTGGGGTGTCACTCACACCAGAGGCTCGACTCTGCGCTTCCTCATGAAAGTCCAGCTGCCCATTGTGAACATGGAGACCTGCCAGCGGTCAACAGACAGGCTCGTCACCGACAACATGTTCTGCGCAGGTTACCACACGGCCGGTGCAGACGCCTGCAAAGGGGACAGCGGTGGCCCCTTCACGGTGCCTTACCACAACACCTGGTTTCTCCTGGGCATTGTAAGCTGGGGCGAGGGCTGtgctgaaagaggaaaatacgGTGTATACACCAGGGTATCCAACTACATCCCATGGATTAAAGAGGTTGTTGAAAGCGTAGCAGATTCAGAAAACCTTTCCATTAACTTTTTGTAA
- the PROC gene encoding vitamin K-dependent protein C, with translation MWKLVTVGVLLAACSSPVCTSIFYSNEDANQVLKIQKRANSFLEELKPGSVERECMEERCEFEEASEIFETKEATRNFWTKYVDGDQCDPQPCANGICKDNIGEFSCICNKGWEGFLCNYEVKYTNCSVDNGGCEHFCRDDPANRCRSCRCASGYQLKDDHTNCKPVVEFPCGRVKMDYVEPKVGFNIRLIEGKAGRRGGSPWQIMLQNSKGRFLCGGVLIHPSWVLTAAHCTEAEEGLKVRLGKYHRLRTEEDEQTIWVDKCVTHENYTKETSDNDIAMLHLAEPVLYNKYALPICLPTRELAEQELMRSGNQMVVTGWGSTSDVKNNYSTFLSYIQIPMVARNECARAMSFAISDNMLCAGSLEDKQDSCSGDSGGPMITKYKDTWFLVGLVSWGEGCGRKEKFGVYTKVSQYLEWIQQHIDKMSASWKG, from the exons ATGTGGAAGCTCGTCACTGTaggggtgctgctggctgcctgctctTCACCAGTCTGTACCTCAA TATTTTACAGCAATGAAGATGCAAACCAAGTCCTGAAAATCCAGAAGCGGGCAAACTCTTTCCTGGAGGAACTCAAACCGGGCTCTGTGGAGCGTGAGTGCATGGAAGAGCGGTGTGAATTTGAGGAGGCCAGTGAGATATTTGAAACCAAGGAAGCAACA CGAAATTTTTGGACCAAGTATGTAG ATGGAGATCAGTGTGACCCACAGCCTTGTGCCAATGGGATCTGCAAGGACAATATTGGAGAATTTTCCTGCATCTGTAACAAAGGCTGGGAGGGGTTTCTGTGCAATTATG AGGTCAAATACACCAACTGTTCTGTCGATAATGGAGGATGTGAACATTTCTGCAGGGATGACCCTGCCAACCGGTGCCGCTCGTGCAGATGTGCCTCTGGCTATCAGCTGAAGGATGACCATACCAACTGCAAGCCTGTAG TGGAGTTCCCCTGTGGAAGAGTGAAAATGGACTACGTTGAACCCAAAGTAGGATTCAATATTCGGCTCATTgagggaaaagcaggaagaagggGAGGCAGCCCTTGGCAG ATTATGCTGCAAAATAGCAAAGGGAGATTTCTGTGTGGGGGTGTTCTCATCCATCCATCTTGGGTCCTAACAGCGGCACACTGCACTGAGGCAGAAGAGGGGCTCAAAGTAAGACTtg GTAAATACCACCGTCTCCGTACCGAGGAAGATGAGCAAACCATTTGGGTTGATAAATGCGTGACCCACGAAAATTACACCAAGGAGACCTCCGATAACGACATAGCCATGCTGCACCTGGCCGAGCCCGTGCTGTATAACAAATACGCGCTCCCCATCTGCCTTCCCACCCGCGAGCTGGCGGAACAGGAGCTGATGAGAAGCGGGAACCAGATGGTGGTAACTGGCTGGGGCAGCACGAGCGATGTTAAAAACAATTATTCGACTTTCCTCAGTTACATTCAGATCCCCATGGTTGCCCGGAATGAGTGTGCCCGGGCGATGAGTTTCGCCATCTCGGACAACATGCTGTGCGCTGGGAGCTTAGAGGACAAACAGGATTCCTGCAGCGGGGACAGCGGAGGCCCTATGATCACTAAATATAAGGACACTTGGTTTTTGGTAGGACTTGTGAGCTGGGGCGAAGGCtgtgggagaaaggagaaatttGGGGTCTACACCAAAGTTAGTCAGTACCTTGAGTGGATCCAGCAGCACATAGATAAGATGTCAGCATCTTGGAAGGGTTGA